TCGCTCAAGGTCGCCATCACGCTCGCCTTCGTCGGCTCGGTCATCGCCGAGACGGTCGCCTCGAACGAGGGGATCGGCTACCTCATGCTGCAGGCGAGCTCGCGCTTCCAGATCCCGCTCGTGTTCGCCGGCCTGCTCGTGATCGCGGTCATGGGCATCGCGATGTACGCCATCTTCGCCGTGATCGAGCGCCGCACCACCGGCTGGGCAACCCGCAGCGTCGGCGCCGCCACTCCTGCCGGCGGCGGCTGAGCGAGCGGCTGCGAAGGCGCGCCGTCATGGCGCACGCGCGCCATCAAGTCTTGACCTCGGCGGCGAGGCGACGTTCCTTTCGACGCCTCCCTCGCCGCCTGACGGCGGCGCTTGCGCAACGAGAACGAATGACGCCCATGATTCGCAGACGTTTCCTTGCCGCCATGGCGCTTGCGGCCTGCCTCCTCGCGGCACAGGCTCGCGCCCAGACGGCGGATCCCGAGAACACGCTGTATCTCGAGCTCGAATCCGGCCGGGTGACGATCGCCTTGGCTCCCGATCTAGCGCCCAACCACGTCGCCCGGATCAAGGAGCTCGCGCGCGAGGGCTTCTATGACGGCGTCGTCTTCCACCGCGTGATCGACGGCTTCATGGCGCAGACGGGCGATCCGACCGGCACGGGCATGGGCGGCTCCGGGCAGGAGCTCGATGCGGAGTTCAGCGATGCGGCGTTCGAGCGCGGGACGGTCGGCATGGCACGGGCGCAGGATCCGAATTCCGCCGATTCGCAG
Above is a genomic segment from Geminicoccaceae bacterium SCSIO 64248 containing:
- a CDS encoding peptidylprolyl isomerase; this encodes MALAACLLAAQARAQTADPENTLYLELESGRVTIALAPDLAPNHVARIKELAREGFYDGVVFHRVIDGFMAQTGDPTGTGMGGSGQELDAEFSDAAFERGTVGMARAQDPNSADSQFFICFAPAPFLNGQYTVIGQVTEGMDRVDQITRIDPQNPDSSVTPDRIVSMRVASDAN